A single window of Pontiella agarivorans DNA harbors:
- a CDS encoding sensor histidine kinase, producing the protein MRIRLLFRLSMMLPALVLQVFAEPMTVIRDIRNLPPEKAAQELPVEICGLVSSLHPRKPGMFIFDGENGIYVTLPKNAGEIEGLRFANKIRIIGKTGKGNFLPTVTAESIEVLSTEALPDPLVFNWKHLHDPSVDCQWFKVGGWMTGLYIQEELDYVVAELDVYDSTILVLFPNDPGMFERVKKHMFHYVIINGVAGTLYNTHRQMLGRYIFTHAATSIYPEKAGKKHHSKQLIPLQEIYRYGANRQIPLHTFGTVIHATQDTIYLRNEHTTLKAKAMSDIELYPGDEVELTGYIRPNLIAPEFGAYEVRRTGHGAIPEPKRIETKPYYYPVGLHNELVQLDAVTVGLANSLSPRNPPENKPDSMHETLLCRKDDWFFNVQLPEGEVIKNALSPGTTIRITGICKFSRNHDRLFFREPALISLTPRSMADITVLKPAPWWTPKRLFWGLGTALFFLLGYQIWVTLLRKRVITQTQTITSQIKRESILNERQRIARELHDTLEQALTGLSMLLGNSKLQLKSNIEKGRHSLELAESMLKYCREESRSTINDLRGGILEKTDLPSAIRKTIAPLIEECGAKLSFSCTGTPCRLTLSAERHILRITSEAITNAARHGAPQHISVSMLFEQNYLNVKITDDGCGFDTNILTSSTRFGIQGLHERANHVGGFIEIQSAPGKGTSVELNIPALEKLKRKEV; encoded by the coding sequence ATGCGTATTCGACTGCTATTCAGATTAAGCATGATGCTCCCCGCTCTGGTGCTGCAAGTCTTTGCAGAACCGATGACCGTTATTAGAGATATCCGGAACCTACCCCCCGAAAAAGCTGCTCAAGAACTGCCGGTCGAAATCTGCGGTCTGGTATCCTCCCTGCATCCCCGCAAGCCCGGAATGTTTATCTTCGACGGAGAAAACGGAATATACGTTACCCTCCCGAAAAATGCCGGAGAAATCGAAGGGCTGCGCTTTGCGAACAAAATCCGGATTATCGGAAAAACAGGGAAAGGCAACTTTCTCCCCACAGTTACTGCCGAGTCCATTGAAGTTTTATCCACAGAAGCCCTCCCTGACCCACTGGTTTTCAACTGGAAACACCTTCACGACCCCTCTGTCGACTGCCAATGGTTCAAAGTCGGCGGATGGATGACCGGTCTCTATATTCAAGAGGAACTTGATTATGTCGTAGCCGAACTGGATGTTTATGACTCAACCATTCTCGTACTGTTCCCTAATGATCCCGGTATGTTTGAGCGAGTTAAGAAACACATGTTTCATTATGTGATCATCAACGGCGTGGCCGGTACCCTCTACAATACGCACCGGCAAATGCTCGGCCGCTACATATTCACCCACGCCGCCACCAGCATTTACCCAGAAAAAGCCGGAAAAAAACACCATTCAAAGCAACTCATTCCGCTTCAGGAAATCTATCGCTACGGCGCCAACCGTCAGATTCCTCTGCATACCTTCGGCACCGTGATCCATGCCACTCAGGACACCATTTATCTCCGGAACGAACACACCACTCTCAAAGCAAAAGCCATGTCCGATATTGAATTATATCCCGGGGATGAAGTTGAACTTACCGGCTACATCCGGCCAAACCTGATCGCCCCGGAGTTTGGCGCCTATGAAGTCCGACGGACCGGTCACGGTGCGATTCCTGAACCCAAACGTATCGAAACCAAACCCTATTATTATCCTGTCGGACTTCACAACGAACTGGTGCAGCTGGATGCCGTAACGGTCGGACTGGCCAACTCTCTTTCCCCGCGTAATCCACCGGAAAACAAACCGGATTCCATGCACGAAACCCTTCTGTGCCGTAAAGACGACTGGTTTTTCAACGTACAGCTTCCTGAAGGCGAGGTCATAAAAAACGCGCTCTCTCCGGGAACCACCATCCGAATCACCGGCATCTGCAAATTCAGCAGGAATCACGACCGACTTTTTTTTCGCGAGCCCGCACTGATTTCTCTCACTCCCCGGAGTATGGCAGATATAACGGTATTAAAACCCGCACCGTGGTGGACTCCGAAACGACTGTTCTGGGGACTTGGAACCGCACTTTTTTTTCTTCTGGGCTATCAGATCTGGGTCACCCTTCTTCGCAAACGGGTGATCACCCAAACCCAAACTATTACCTCACAGATCAAACGTGAATCCATTCTGAATGAACGTCAACGCATTGCCCGGGAACTGCACGACACCCTGGAACAGGCACTTACCGGATTAAGCATGCTGCTGGGCAACTCCAAACTGCAACTCAAATCCAATATTGAAAAAGGACGCCATTCCCTGGAGCTGGCAGAAAGCATGCTCAAATACTGCCGCGAAGAATCGCGCTCCACCATCAACGATCTTCGCGGCGGCATTCTCGAAAAAACAGACCTGCCCTCTGCCATTCGGAAAACCATCGCCCCTCTCATCGAGGAATGCGGAGCAAAGCTCTCCTTTTCATGTACCGGAACCCCCTGCAGACTCACCCTGTCCGCAGAACGACATATTTTACGTATCACCAGCGAGGCCATAACCAATGCAGCACGGCACGGTGCACCACAGCATATCAGCGTTTCCATGCTCTTTGAGCAGAATTATCTGAATGTCAAAATCACAGATGACGGCTGTGGGTTCGATACAAACATTCTGACCTCAAGCACCCGCTTCGGAATTCAAGGACTCCACGAACGGGCAAACCATGTCGGCGGTTTCATTGAAATCCAAAGTGCTCCCGGTAAGGGAACATCTGTCGAGCTGAATATTCCAGCCCTTGAAAAATTAAAAAGGAAAGAAGTATGA
- a CDS encoding PEP-CTERM sorting domain-containing protein (PEP-CTERM proteins occur, often in large numbers, in the proteomes of bacteria that also encode an exosortase, a predicted intramembrane cysteine proteinase. The presence of a PEP-CTERM domain at a protein's C-terminus predicts cleavage within the sorting domain, followed by covalent anchoring to some some component of the (usually Gram-negative) cell surface. Many PEP-CTERM proteins exhibit an unusual sequence composition that includes large numbers of potential glycosylation sites. Expression of one such protein has been shown restore the ability of a bacterium to form floc, a type of biofilm.), with protein MDIMKNIGVVALVLLAAMSAGAGVIYSTDFDATDFSNGSLNGQDGWWSNNNGAQVDAGNSLVTLPNTYARGTQGTGFSLGVNDSVTLTVTYDIANVLVAQGQDFLALGLATGAENTIGVVKTRGEAKGTTAAGYSQQWRAPSDVTSAATSVVLGQTALGLDMPADDDMVPITVVWTATKTGTADTFDINLEAFDGTTSLGSQTATIVDNAAYTAGTLYAGYQQSVNGDPGSVQLLSWETAVIPEPATLGLVAMAGVGIISLRRIIM; from the coding sequence ATGGACATAATGAAAAATATCGGGGTTGTTGCTCTGGTACTGTTGGCGGCGATGTCTGCCGGTGCGGGGGTGATTTATTCTACAGACTTTGATGCGACTGATTTCTCCAACGGGTCGTTGAATGGTCAGGATGGCTGGTGGTCTAATAACAATGGTGCTCAGGTGGATGCCGGAAATTCTTTAGTGACCCTTCCGAATACTTATGCGCGGGGAACGCAGGGCACCGGATTTTCGTTGGGGGTCAACGACAGTGTAACGCTGACGGTGACGTATGATATTGCTAATGTTTTGGTGGCTCAAGGTCAGGATTTCCTTGCTCTGGGTCTGGCAACAGGAGCAGAGAATACGATTGGGGTAGTTAAGACCCGTGGTGAGGCCAAGGGGACTACTGCTGCAGGGTATTCACAGCAGTGGAGAGCTCCCAGCGATGTTACTTCTGCGGCCACTTCTGTGGTGCTGGGTCAGACTGCGTTAGGGCTTGATATGCCCGCCGACGATGACATGGTTCCGATTACGGTAGTCTGGACAGCCACGAAGACGGGGACGGCGGATACCTTCGATATTAATCTCGAAGCGTTTGACGGGACTACCAGTCTTGGGTCACAAACCGCAACCATCGTAGACAATGCTGCGTATACTGCGGGTACCCTTTATGCTGGTTACCAGCAGTCGGTTAACGGTGATCCGGGATCCGTTCAGCTGCTCAGCTGGGAAACTGCCGTGATTCCTGAACCGGCAACCTTAGGCCTTGTTGCAATGGCCGGCGTTGGAATCATCAGTCTCCGTCGCATCATCATGTAG
- a CDS encoding sulfatase-like hydrolase/transferase, translated as MRKRLRTVLLAALTVGGFVWGAEKPNVVIILADDLGYGDVGFTGSTEIPTPNLDRMAREGVICTQGYVTHPYCAPTRAGLMSGRYQQRFGFEVNPAYDPHNAYDGIPKSEKTIATRMKEAGYKTGMVGKWHLGAHANFHPNNRGFDFFCGFTGGGHDYFRVDMRQIADEGYLQPIDRNGAPLEVDGYLTRQLTDEAIGFIERNHKSPFFLYVAYNAPHAPLQAPKESIEKFSHLDNPLRATYAAMVYEMDRGIGRLMDSLNNAGLGENTLVFFLSDNGGPKSWDKNKPFASNGPFRGHKGDLYDGGVHVPFMAYWPGRIAAGRVFDQPVVSLDIPRTAAVLAGADESGLEGQNILPQLSGKTERAPHDAIYFRRRNGVAWSIVSANKTKLIKNDWDGTVELFDLTSDESEENNLVGQQPEKQAELLKKWKKWNEKNIDFQFSDFHPYHKQLDEFYKTMPSK; from the coding sequence ATGAGAAAACGGTTGAGAACAGTTTTGTTGGCGGCTCTTACAGTCGGGGGATTTGTATGGGGAGCGGAGAAGCCCAATGTGGTTATAATTTTGGCGGATGATCTGGGTTATGGCGATGTGGGCTTTACCGGCTCAACAGAAATTCCGACACCGAATCTGGACCGAATGGCACGCGAAGGTGTGATCTGTACACAGGGCTATGTGACTCATCCGTACTGCGCGCCGACACGTGCGGGGTTAATGTCGGGGCGTTATCAGCAACGATTCGGTTTTGAAGTAAATCCAGCCTATGACCCGCATAATGCATATGATGGCATTCCAAAAAGCGAAAAAACTATTGCGACAAGAATGAAAGAGGCCGGCTATAAAACCGGCATGGTCGGCAAGTGGCATTTGGGGGCGCATGCCAATTTTCATCCGAACAATCGCGGATTTGATTTTTTCTGTGGTTTTACCGGAGGCGGGCATGATTATTTCCGCGTCGATATGCGCCAGATAGCCGATGAGGGCTACCTCCAGCCAATTGATCGTAATGGGGCTCCTTTAGAAGTGGATGGCTATCTGACCCGTCAGCTGACCGATGAAGCTATCGGTTTTATAGAACGGAACCATAAATCACCGTTTTTTCTTTATGTGGCTTATAATGCGCCGCATGCTCCTTTGCAGGCTCCGAAAGAGAGTATCGAAAAATTCAGCCATTTGGATAATCCGCTACGAGCCACCTATGCTGCGATGGTATATGAGATGGACCGTGGAATCGGACGACTGATGGACAGCTTGAATAATGCTGGGCTTGGTGAAAATACGCTGGTGTTTTTTCTGAGTGATAATGGCGGGCCGAAAAGTTGGGATAAAAACAAACCCTTTGCGTCCAATGGACCGTTCCGCGGTCATAAGGGTGATTTGTATGATGGCGGTGTGCATGTGCCGTTTATGGCTTACTGGCCCGGCCGAATAGCTGCGGGACGGGTTTTTGATCAGCCTGTCGTTTCTTTGGATATTCCCCGGACTGCTGCTGTACTTGCTGGGGCAGACGAATCGGGGTTAGAAGGTCAAAATATTTTGCCGCAGTTAAGTGGAAAAACAGAGCGGGCACCGCACGATGCAATCTACTTCCGCCGGCGTAATGGCGTGGCTTGGAGTATTGTATCGGCCAATAAAACCAAGCTCATAAAAAATGATTGGGATGGGACTGTGGAACTGTTTGATCTTACCTCAGATGAATCTGAGGAGAATAACCTTGTCGGACAGCAGCCTGAAAAACAGGCGGAGCTTCTGAAAAAGTGGAAAAAATGGAATGAAAAAAATATCGATTTCCAGTTTTCAGATTTCCACCCCTATCACAAACAACTGGATGAGTTTTATAAAACGATGCCATCAAAATAG
- a CDS encoding LacI family DNA-binding transcriptional regulator, with protein sequence MNPNATMKDVAKASGVSYQSVSRILSGGANLHSPTTVRRVEMAAKKLGYIPNLFAIGLQGRKTRSVGIVIDPSKQSFTGEIFRGIYDILMERNYLPILLFHSLDDPVDAVVRRLAARRVEGFIIHPNLKQVQDVADSVRKYRLPVICVDEYLSNDWNTDFVGTDDALGSRKGIEHLLRLGHRRFAALFIDKPNLKVRFEAVEETLTHCEEKCFLQRIDRWDFDDNSRNQKRIRKILQQQAAPTAIVACGDFMLPPIYNAIHELGLRIPEDISVLGFGDTNFSRCLVPPVTTLKQDAYGVGSKAAEILIDRLNNPEESPVVKSIRFSPSLLVRGSTAQPKSRNRTKTNGDLELQHLNS encoded by the coding sequence ATGAACCCAAATGCGACGATGAAAGATGTGGCGAAGGCAAGCGGGGTTTCGTATCAGTCGGTAAGCAGGATCTTAAGCGGAGGGGCGAATCTGCACTCTCCGACCACCGTCCGGCGTGTTGAAATGGCTGCAAAAAAACTCGGCTATATTCCCAATCTGTTTGCCATAGGACTTCAGGGTCGAAAGACGCGCTCGGTTGGTATAGTGATTGATCCGTCTAAGCAGAGTTTCACAGGAGAAATATTCCGTGGAATTTATGATATTTTGATGGAACGCAACTATCTGCCGATTCTGTTATTCCATAGTTTGGATGATCCGGTAGATGCTGTGGTTCGGCGATTGGCGGCGCGGCGGGTTGAAGGATTTATCATTCATCCAAACCTGAAGCAGGTTCAAGACGTTGCTGATTCCGTGCGGAAGTATCGTTTGCCGGTTATTTGTGTTGATGAATATCTTTCTAATGATTGGAACACGGATTTTGTGGGAACGGACGATGCTTTGGGAAGTCGGAAGGGTATTGAGCACCTCCTCAGGTTGGGGCATCGCCGTTTCGCCGCTTTGTTCATCGATAAACCAAATTTGAAGGTGCGTTTCGAGGCGGTTGAGGAGACTTTGACTCACTGTGAAGAGAAGTGTTTTCTTCAGAGGATTGACCGGTGGGACTTTGATGATAATTCCCGGAATCAGAAGAGGATCCGAAAAATACTTCAACAGCAAGCGGCCCCGACAGCTATTGTGGCCTGCGGCGACTTTATGCTTCCCCCAATCTATAATGCGATCCATGAACTGGGTTTAAGAATACCTGAGGATATATCCGTTCTCGGCTTCGGCGATACAAACTTTTCTCGTTGTCTTGTTCCTCCTGTAACTACTCTCAAGCAGGATGCCTACGGAGTGGGAAGCAAAGCGGCTGAAATTTTGATTGACCGTCTGAATAATCCGGAAGAATCACCCGTTGTGAAGTCCATTCGTTTCTCTCCCTCCTTACTTGTGCGTGGTTCGACTGCGCAACCGAAGTCCCGGAACAGAACAAAAACGAACGGAGATCTGGAATTACAACATCTGAATTCCTGA
- a CDS encoding right-handed parallel beta-helix repeat-containing protein — MQKNKKQFGVKSLLVGLLTVVGPAGAMEYHVALNGNDSGPGTESKPMRTIQAAANLAMPGDIITVHEGTYRERIDPPRGGTSDEQRIVYQAAQGENVTITGAEEAKGWVRQSGDVWLLYLPNDYFGAYNPFFIPLEGDWFFPLKQDHKVGAVYFNDNELNEAAALEDLYGTCHGKKWYSKSDNQGTWIWANFTGMPSGGNIDPNTSNVEISKRRAVFYPSKPNINYITVRGFKLTKAANPWSPPTTEQIGLIGTGWSKGWIIEDNEITRARCTGLTLGKNFDRFDGLMDYGYNAHYQLVERTIARGDWNKDNVGGHLVRNNRIAYCGQSGIVGSHGAAFSTITGNVIHDIFMNKSFEGFEQAGIKFHAPVDTLISNNLIYNSGCKGIWLDWMSQGARVTGNILYNHKQMDLFVEVNHGPLLVDNNIMLSDESLRDASQGSAFVHNLFGGKVIQRPEHERLTQFFKPHSTELVGRSKIFDGDDRFYNNIVMEDSGLRSYNNCKNKIQMGGNLFLYKAVPANKLEKNAQIDHEADTRYRIRNNGGKVFLELDLNADWAKGQKRDLVTTKMLGKTEITHQAFEHADGTPVSIDTDFFGAQRNVENPFPGPVELSGSVERIQIWPAQK, encoded by the coding sequence ATGCAAAAAAACAAAAAACAATTTGGAGTGAAATCGTTGCTGGTAGGACTTTTGACGGTTGTGGGGCCGGCCGGGGCAATGGAATACCATGTGGCATTAAATGGAAATGATTCGGGGCCGGGAACGGAAAGCAAACCTATGCGAACCATTCAGGCCGCCGCAAATCTTGCGATGCCCGGCGATATTATTACGGTTCATGAAGGCACCTACCGCGAGCGTATTGATCCGCCGCGCGGCGGAACATCGGATGAGCAGCGGATTGTGTATCAGGCTGCCCAGGGTGAAAACGTGACGATTACGGGGGCAGAAGAGGCCAAGGGATGGGTCCGTCAGTCGGGCGATGTCTGGCTTTTGTATCTGCCGAATGATTATTTTGGTGCGTATAACCCGTTTTTCATTCCTCTGGAAGGGGACTGGTTTTTTCCGCTGAAACAGGATCATAAAGTCGGTGCGGTATACTTTAATGATAACGAACTGAACGAAGCCGCCGCCCTTGAAGATCTATATGGAACTTGCCATGGGAAAAAATGGTATTCCAAGTCCGATAATCAGGGTACCTGGATCTGGGCTAACTTTACCGGTATGCCTTCCGGCGGCAATATTGATCCCAATACCTCCAATGTCGAGATCAGCAAACGTCGCGCAGTTTTTTATCCATCCAAACCCAATATCAACTATATAACCGTACGCGGGTTTAAACTGACGAAGGCCGCCAATCCCTGGTCGCCGCCGACCACCGAGCAGATTGGTCTGATCGGTACCGGCTGGAGCAAGGGTTGGATTATCGAAGATAACGAAATTACACGGGCTCGCTGCACAGGGTTGACGCTGGGTAAAAACTTTGACCGGTTTGATGGGCTGATGGATTATGGTTACAATGCGCATTACCAACTGGTGGAACGTACGATTGCCCGTGGCGATTGGAATAAGGATAATGTGGGCGGTCATCTGGTGCGGAATAATAGGATTGCCTATTGCGGCCAGTCCGGCATCGTTGGAAGTCATGGTGCAGCATTTTCGACGATCACTGGAAATGTCATTCACGATATCTTCATGAACAAAAGTTTCGAGGGGTTTGAGCAGGCCGGCATTAAGTTTCATGCGCCGGTTGATACGCTCATCAGCAATAACCTGATCTATAATTCCGGTTGCAAAGGCATCTGGCTGGATTGGATGTCGCAGGGCGCACGCGTGACAGGGAATATCCTCTATAATCATAAACAAATGGATCTGTTTGTTGAAGTGAATCACGGTCCACTGTTGGTGGATAATAACATTATGCTGTCAGATGAATCCTTAAGGGATGCTTCTCAGGGCAGTGCATTTGTGCATAACCTTTTTGGCGGAAAAGTGATTCAACGCCCAGAGCACGAGCGTTTGACTCAGTTTTTCAAGCCGCACTCCACGGAGCTGGTCGGCCGGTCCAAAATATTTGATGGTGATGATCGTTTCTATAACAATATTGTGATGGAAGATTCCGGGTTACGCAGTTACAACAATTGTAAAAATAAGATTCAGATGGGGGGAAACCTTTTTCTCTACAAGGCGGTTCCTGCGAATAAGCTGGAGAAAAATGCTCAGATTGATCATGAGGCCGATACGCGTTATCGGATTCGGAATAACGGGGGTAAGGTCTTTCTTGAATTAGATCTTAATGCTGATTGGGCGAAAGGTCAGAAGCGTGATTTGGTTACCACGAAAATGCTTGGTAAAACGGAAATAACTCATCAGGCTTTTGAGCACGCTGATGGCACGCCGGTATCGATTGATACTGACTTTTTCGGTGCACAGCGCAATGTTGAAAACCCATTCCCGGGCCCTGTTGAGCTATCCGGTTCAGTAGAACGGATTCAGATCTGGCCTGCCCAGAAATAA
- a CDS encoding RICIN domain-containing protein, with product MNRTIQWIVGAVLLSAACSWGQAVPYDKGRIIFTIDGNNHDPDDYGATPAALAMIAAKGLQDKTTLLIHSDHYWASDKQATRAEIQASVAGSVELFGFTGTRVIDAVGNVNQAENAMRDEILASTADDPLYIILAGMTEIMGAALNKAQAIDASSLAHVRVISHSGQNEKHSVKDEIGIWNWPTLKSHFAADGVVFDHIDEQNKKTSKTEGFGTHAASSSGDSYWPSWYFLRDYNAHSESINRAIQFIYEQMEISGKSDISDAGMTYYLFTADAQGGPSDLKLILDNGFTSSPPTEGSIYYIENVYSGNRIRPVNTVEGAQIIQVPETWGGRWTQWEQVPASGEWFYLKNKKSGAYLLMPDSTTGTVVEGSYVTGPEAEWNIMDAAYGVILVNRLYGQPIRCNKDLEVSSSPDGNIQVRVAPDTAAGTKVQWVMLAK from the coding sequence ATGAACCGAACCATTCAATGGATTGTTGGGGCGGTGCTTTTAAGCGCTGCATGTAGTTGGGGGCAGGCTGTTCCGTATGATAAAGGGCGCATTATATTCACGATCGATGGAAATAATCATGATCCGGATGATTATGGAGCAACGCCGGCGGCCTTAGCCATGATTGCCGCGAAAGGATTGCAGGATAAGACGACTCTTTTAATTCATAGTGATCATTATTGGGCATCAGATAAACAGGCGACACGCGCTGAGATTCAGGCAAGTGTGGCCGGGAGTGTGGAACTGTTTGGTTTTACCGGCACGAGAGTGATTGATGCTGTGGGGAATGTGAATCAGGCTGAGAATGCCATGCGCGATGAAATTCTCGCATCCACGGCTGACGATCCGCTGTATATCATATTAGCGGGTATGACGGAAATCATGGGGGCTGCCCTGAATAAGGCTCAGGCTATTGATGCGTCCTCACTGGCTCATGTACGCGTGATTTCTCATTCGGGGCAAAATGAAAAGCATTCGGTAAAGGATGAGATCGGTATTTGGAATTGGCCGACGTTGAAAAGTCATTTTGCAGCGGATGGTGTGGTGTTTGATCACATCGATGAGCAGAATAAAAAAACGAGTAAAACAGAGGGGTTTGGAACGCATGCAGCGAGTTCATCCGGCGACAGCTATTGGCCGTCTTGGTACTTTCTGCGCGACTACAATGCGCATTCTGAGTCAATCAATCGTGCCATTCAGTTTATCTATGAGCAGATGGAAATTTCGGGCAAATCAGACATATCTGATGCCGGAATGACGTATTATTTGTTTACTGCTGATGCGCAGGGTGGTCCCTCTGATTTAAAGCTGATATTGGATAATGGATTTACCAGCTCTCCTCCGACTGAAGGGAGTATTTATTACATTGAAAATGTCTATAGCGGAAATCGAATTCGTCCAGTCAATACGGTGGAAGGTGCGCAGATCATTCAGGTTCCGGAGACGTGGGGAGGGAGATGGACACAGTGGGAACAAGTGCCGGCTTCAGGAGAATGGTTTTACCTGAAGAATAAGAAGAGCGGGGCCTACTTGTTGATGCCGGATTCTACTACGGGAACGGTGGTTGAGGGCTCCTATGTGACGGGACCAGAGGCGGAGTGGAATATCATGGATGCTGCTTATGGGGTGATTTTGGTGAACCGATTATATGGGCAGCCGATTCGATGTAATAAGGATCTGGAGGTCAGCAGCTCTCCTGATGGAAATATTCAGGTGCGCGTGGCTCCGGATACGGCTGCCGGAACGAAAGTGCAATGGGTCATGCTTGCTAAATGA
- a CDS encoding RICIN domain-containing protein yields the protein MKKKTLVTNILLGVFSAVTSFGQSVPYSAGRIALSSDGNMHDNDDWGATSASLGILASQGLQDKVVLYTYSDHVWGSEDDDRAEMIESAVTCGNKFGFDTSNFMAAVDDPGAAYNAMRDVILASSASDPLTIVVAGPMEVCGRGLNKAKNVDSSTLQYVRVISHSGWNENHADSPASNEDAHSGWTWAEMKDAFSDFGVNFDEIRDQNQNSSITEGFASHKAGPGGSEYWDVWHFIRDYNKHSASINSAIQFIYARMEASGKCDISDCGMVYYMVTGDEQGNPEKLEAMFDDGFAAAEITGTFYIENKFSGNRIRPFDGVEGAPVVQCPNTWGGKWTRWERLPTSNGYFYLRNKANGQYLYMPDAANGSAVKATFVAGEEAEWKTIAKSGEYVLIENRSYGKHFRISHAENMSANPEGNINVKVGDPTWNGDKAQFVLESR from the coding sequence ATGAAAAAGAAAACATTAGTCACAAACATACTGCTAGGGGTTTTTTCTGCCGTTACTTCCTTTGGACAAAGCGTGCCCTATAGTGCGGGGCGTATAGCTCTTAGTTCAGATGGTAACATGCACGATAATGATGATTGGGGGGCAACTTCAGCCTCATTAGGCATTTTAGCGTCACAAGGGCTGCAGGATAAAGTGGTGCTTTATACATATAGTGATCATGTCTGGGGTAGTGAAGATGATGATCGGGCAGAAATGATTGAAAGCGCGGTTACATGTGGAAACAAATTCGGCTTTGATACTTCGAATTTTATGGCAGCAGTAGATGATCCAGGTGCGGCATATAATGCGATGAGGGATGTCATTTTAGCCTCTTCGGCAAGTGATCCGTTGACGATTGTTGTTGCGGGACCGATGGAGGTTTGCGGGCGCGGTTTGAATAAGGCAAAAAATGTGGATTCATCGACGCTGCAATACGTGCGGGTGATCTCTCATTCCGGATGGAATGAAAACCATGCGGATAGCCCCGCATCAAACGAGGATGCACATAGTGGGTGGACCTGGGCGGAAATGAAAGATGCCTTCAGCGACTTTGGAGTGAATTTTGATGAAATCCGGGACCAGAATCAGAATTCCAGTATAACGGAAGGTTTTGCTTCCCACAAAGCGGGCCCGGGTGGGTCTGAGTATTGGGATGTGTGGCATTTTATCCGAGACTACAATAAACATTCCGCATCTATAAATAGTGCGATTCAGTTTATTTACGCTCGAATGGAAGCTTCTGGGAAATGTGATATTTCAGATTGCGGCATGGTCTATTATATGGTGACGGGTGATGAGCAGGGGAATCCGGAAAAACTGGAGGCCATGTTCGATGATGGATTTGCTGCGGCCGAAATTACGGGAACCTTCTATATTGAAAACAAGTTTTCCGGCAATCGCATTCGTCCGTTTGATGGTGTGGAAGGTGCTCCGGTGGTGCAGTGCCCAAATACGTGGGGCGGGAAGTGGACGCGCTGGGAAAGATTGCCGACGAGTAATGGATATTTTTACCTGAGAAATAAAGCGAATGGACAATATCTGTATATGCCTGACGCTGCGAATGGCAGTGCTGTTAAAGCGACCTTTGTGGCTGGGGAGGAAGCGGAGTGGAAAACTATTGCGAAGTCGGGAGAATATGTCCTGATCGAAAACCGCAGTTACGGAAAACATTTTCGCATTAGTCATGCTGAAAATATGTCAGCGAATCCCGAAGGGAATATTAACGTAAAAGTGGGCGATCCAACGTGGAATGGAGATAAAGCTCAGTTTGTGTTGGAATCACGATAA